The Salvia hispanica cultivar TCC Black 2014 unplaced genomic scaffold, UniMelb_Shisp_WGS_1.0 HiC_scaffold_109, whole genome shotgun sequence DNA window ataatcaataaatattgtcaattttggtattaatcttgaattgacagaaaaatcttttttttttaatatatagatactttattttcctttatttggCAAGTAGGAAAACTGATATATAATATCTAGAACTAGAGCATAAACCTGTTTCCAAGATtctgaatatatatttttaaaacctagATAACGAAGTAAATAAAATGTCCATTCTACATTAGACATTCTATACATGCCACATCTAACATatcaaacataatttttcaaacGCAAAGGCGGGCTAAAGCCTGAGCAGCTGTACAACAAAAGAGCTTGTGTGATCCTCTAATCTGCATGGGGAAATAAGAAAGGAGTGAGCTTCAACAAGCCCTGTAGTATATACAACATTAGAGCAAAATTTCCGGAGTTAAATAAACTTTATGCAACCCAcgtatttataaaatttattaccaTGAATTTCTCTCTCCATAATCAACATCCTTATGTCCATATACATATGTTtacttaaaaagaaataatcaacAATACATCTGACCTTTATATCATCCTCTCTTGATTTTGAGACTTACCGAAATCATAATCATACAtcacttcattaaaatatctagaaATATGCAGTTATAGTATACATGTCATCACTCACACAGTTTCAAAACATATATACTTACcagatatatacatatttattctTTACCAACACCAACAACCATTTAAATTCCACATTCATATAGTCGCCATTGCTCTCGATGAATTTACCACAAAATCGATATTCACATATCcattcataaaatatgtaagacaggatacaaaataaaaataagctaACCACAccaattattgaattaaacCCAAAGAATACATTACGATCTTATTCAAATATCAATGCATATTCGGATGACAGATCACTAATATTTTCACATATCCAAACAAATATAACCCCTTAAGTACTTGGTGACCGACTGGGATACGCGGACCAAAACAGAAACAGAATCCAAAATCAGAAGAATCCAGAATCAGAAGCAGAAGCGGATTTTGTCCTCGAGAGGACTCCACACAGACCACCCATTTAGGGTGCAGACAGATACGAGATAATAAGATACAGAGATCAGATCATATATCATAGATAGAGAGATATCAGATACATAGATAGATATCAGAGACAGAGATCAGAGATATCAGAGACATATACTCATTCTCATCTCAATATTTATTCCAAATAATTTCTAACATAACATTTCAGCAACTTTTTCAGACCATATCGTATCAAATGAACAAATTAGATTCCAACTCTCTCCATACCATCACACATCCAAAATTCACATAATTCATGACATAAACAACATATACAGATCACTCACAGAGTGTATAACTGATTAGCATACAATATTATGTATGCAATCACATAGACTCAATTCAAGAATTAACACCTGCtatagaatatattactttataACGTAAACTCATCCCCTTCctcttttcatatttcattacaAATCATTCAACAGCTCATCACATTCTAATAATTTACTTCATAATCTCTTATTccataattaatcataattcatCGAGTTCACAAGTCACATATTCGCATATAATCACACAAGGACATTCAATTATCACATAAGAGCATAAAAAGAACTAAGCCTTTTTAAGTGCTGAGTATACTACCTCAAAATCCCAGACACCTTTGACATACGAATCACATTATCCATGCTCCTTCTCCATGTCATTTCCTGGCAGACCAGGGCAGTCTACTTGCaaaaatcattataaattCATTTGAACTCGGATGAAGTTGAATTTTGGTCACATGGCAGAAGACACATAAAGCTATGgtcatttaaaatttggtaaGAAAATAAGGTCGTTTACTTGGTTAAACCGGAGCTGGAATACGCTGCCAGAACAAGACATACTAGCTGTCTCCTTATTTTCTTTCACTACAACATGCTTTGTATGTAAAAATCATCAACTTTCACATTTAGGGATAGGCTGTCCTAAATTATCTTCCaccaaaaataactttatctcacAATCCAAATTTAGATTATGCAAGTAAGTAAATTCCCaagctaaattaaattagcaaAGCAAGCTCCCAAGGTCCTATTGAAGAACTCTTTGTTATCCCTACGTTCAAACACCAAGTCCAACAATTTCACAATCACTTCTCAAAGTAGGCTGTGGAAACTATCAAGCCATCAAACTTGGATTTACACCTAGTTTtacttaaattcaaattggggaaaaatatgaacttaaaCCCTCGCTTTCAATCGAGGATGAAATTGGACAAATAAAAGGTGAAAGGAGGCTGCTTACTTGAATTATTGGAGAATTCGCGATTGAATTAACGAAAAGATGAGGAATCGAGGTGTAGAAGCAACCATGAAGCTCACGGCTTCTGATTTCTCCATGGAGGCCGAGCTCTCCCTCTCTAAAAATGGACGTTCTACCTTCaatatataactatttttggATGTTGGGTGGATGTGGATTTAAAGCACAAGTTCTAAAATTAAGAGGAAGTAATGGAAGTAAGGAGTTGAGGGTAGTAGCGTGTTTTACATGCTTCCCGGAGGAGCCGTCTGGCGCTATCATGGTGTTGGCGCCATGGCTGAACAGAGAGAGAGCATGAGGGGAATGGAGCAGAGAGAGGGACGAAGAGATGGATGAGGGAAAGAGAAGGTTTCCGTTTTGATACCTATTCcaactttatctttttctttcttttttcattctctaattcccctttctttatttttctttaattccCCAAAAAACACGTTTCACTCCCCCCACCATATCATTAtccttttgttcttttttttttgttttatttctttatctcattttcttctttttaatttcttcttaaTTTCTATTGTTCTATTTATgatgtttctaaatataacaaaaaggATACAACACTCCACTATATCATAAACTCTAAATCTTaactctaaattttaaatttccaaAAGTTAGGGATATTACAAGAATTTTGATccaaaatttagttttaaatatcaatatcttaataataaaatataattataataagagTAATTTTTAAGAGCAATATCACaaccataaaaattaaaggaaaaCAATCGTTGAAAGCGAAGcccattaaataaaaaaataattatgagcCCAGAGAGTTGCATTCGTACGTAGAGATCTCTCCTTTCACATCTGTGTATGCACAACGAGTCAACTCAGCCAGTGAGCCCGTCCTAGTGTATCTGCCGGGTCGAATCCGATGGGGATGGCGGATCCGGAGAACACGAAGCTCGGTAGGATGCTGTTGGACGAGATCAGCCCGGCTGTGATGGTGCTCCGTACGCCGCTTGTAGAAGAGTCCTGCCGAACAAATGATTTATCCCTCATTCAAATGTTGGCTCCCTTCAGCACTTTCAGTAACATCGACGGTACAATCTGTCGTGCTGGATTATGCATACTTTGGTTGTTCATAGGCGTTTTGGtttattcaattcaattttcagtGCCAGTCAGGACGGCTAGTGATCAACCGTACAGATTGAGGAAATTCAAATTGAGACTCTTTTATAATTCGGATATTCGGCAGCGGAGTACTGAGGTACGTGCAATATGAGTATTTCAGCTCTGCATTTGCTTAGGACGTTTATGAAAAGTGCAACTTGGAAGCTGACCGTCTGAACTGAATCCTGCTTCGTCTCTGTGATTATTTACATGTATACTTGAATGTTCTCATAGCTATATATACAATTCTTAATATGGAATATAGATTAGAACAATTGATGCTAGAAGGTATGTGTAGCAACTAGCAAGGCTTCAGATTTATCAGCAATTGCACTCTGGAAGCCAAGTAGGGAATTTAAGTCTGATTTCACTACTACCTTTGCTTCATAGTCTTACATTATAGCCGAGTTGTTGGGCtaattttaatgtttcatAGTCCTACTTTTTCCTCTAAGTCTCACCTTTCTCAATCCAGGCTGCAAAGGAGAGGTTAAAACAAGTAATCACTAGTGCGGAAGATAAAGAGATATCCGAAATCTGTTCACATCAAGAAGAAGTTGAGTCTGTTATAATGAGTAAGCTGTAAAATCCCTAAATTTTAATGCTGAGGTCCTCTTTGCTTCTGTTGAGAAAAAAAGATATGCAATTGTTTCTAAGCATTGTGAATAACATGGTTTATGCCATAACTATATCCATGGGTTTCATATAATCACTTTGTTTGGTGTAGTTCCCTTTAGTTTTAGTCTATCTTTTGCTTTGATTGATATTCCTCGTCCCTTTGTAGacttttcacttttcacttGATAAAATTgtcttctttcttattttacagAAAACGACTTAGCATTTTGTATGGTAATATTAGCTAGGACTTTTAAGTAGTGACATTAGGTTATTTATGCAGCCTCTCCTCAGGAGTTGGTGCCATCATGGTTTCAGAATTTTAACAAAGAGCTGCTAGATGCTGCTGCCTTCTCAGAACATGAAGCTTTTGATCACCCCGTGGCTTGTAAGTCTGTCTTGTCTTGTACTTGGACTGAGTGTTTCTCAGTTGGCTATTATctcatctttttcttcaatatGCTGTAACGAGAGTTGTCCTGGAGGTATTAAGTGATGGTTATGCGtttcaaattgataaaaataggCCTTGTTGCTGTCTCTTCAAAGGATAAAGATCCTATAGGAAAATTTGTTGACTTGTTCAACACAAATCAGTTGCCTCATCTTCTCAACGATGGTGCCATGGATCCTAATATTCTGAAGTATTACTTGCTGGTACACGATAATCAAGAAGGCATGCTGGAAAAGTATGTGGTGATCTTCCTACTCTTAAGCTAGacttatattttacatttttggaCTAAAATCCTGGTTCTAAATGTGATTTACATATTGCATTATTAATCACGTATTAAAACTAATGAACTTATAGGGATATTGAAAGGGGAAAATTCTACTGCTATTGTAAAATTCTTTTCTTGTAATCTCTACTTATGGGACAATCACTCCAACTGCAATGGGATGAACTTATCTTTGATGGGGCGTTGAAGATGTTTTAGATTCTTCCTTAATAACCTACttcaaaaatcatatattCTGCCTTAATCATCTACTGCAAGAACATGCACTGATGGTTGTGTGTAGAATACATGAATTAGTAGATAGAGATTATATAGCACAAATATTTACAGACATAAATGCTGTCTGGTAGAGATGGCGGGTCAAGCGAAAGCAACAAGGAATGGCATTGTTATGGTCTTAACTTTTCTTTGCTTTTAACAGAACCTGGCAAGTTTCAAATGCGGATTTGAGATACTCTATGTTCGTTCTCTTTGTGCAGAGCTACCGGAATTCTGGCAGAAATGAGGAGTACATTTGGTGCAAATGATTGTTGTCTCTTGTGTATAAACTCTTCCATCAATGGCAAAGAAGAACATAAACAGAATCCATGGGCATCTCATGTAAGGCAGAGTTTGATGACTGCGAGTTTACCTGGCCTTCAACTCATGTATTTACATCTCTATGTTTCAGAAAAGTAGTGCttcaaatgaaaaacaatttGGTTGCTTCCTCAGCAAGGATGATATAGAAGAGGTATTTATTTGCTGTCATAATAGATCTCTCTACAAGAGGATATTATCTTTAACATGACTGTGATCAATCTTCTTGTATCTCACAGTTGAAAAAGACCATGCATGATTTCTCATCTAAACATATAATCCCTCTTATGGAGCTGAAACTCCGTGTTCTTAACCAGCAGGTATCTCCATCGTTGTCCGCTTCATATGTTGTTGTTAGTATGCCCTAGCTCTACCATAATCTAGTATGTTGTTTAAGTCAGGTTTCAGCGACAAGGAAGGGCTTTagaaaccaaataaaaaacttatggtggagaaaaggaaaagacgATGTACCTGAGAATCCCAGTGTGCCTATGTATGTTACAGAGTTGTATCCATATATAATACTGCTGCTAATGGAATACCACCTTTCTCCTTCCCTTTACCATACTTTCTTTAACTTGGCTAGCTTAAGCGTTTTTGTAGGTACACCTTTAACTCGACTGAATCTCAGATAAGAGTGTTGGGTGACTATG harbors:
- the LOC125197931 gene encoding trafficking protein particle complex subunit 8-like, translated to MGMADPENTKLGRMLLDEISPAVMVLRTPLVEESCRTNDLSLIQMLAPFSTFSNIDVPVRTASDQPYRLRKFKLRLFYNSDIRQRSTEAAKERLKQVITSAEDKEISEICSHQEEVESVIMTSPQELVPSWFQNFNKELLDAAAFSEHEAFDHPVACLVAVSSKDKDPIGKFVDLFNTNQLPHLLNDGAMDPNILKYYLLVHDNQEGMLEKATGILAEMRSTFGANDCCLLCINSSINGKEEHKQNPWASHKSSASNEKQFGCFLSKDDIEELKKTMHDFSSKHIIPLMELKLRVLNQQVSATRKGFRNQIKNLWWRKGKDDVPENPSVPMYTFNSTESQIRVLGDYAFMLRDYELAISNYRLISTDYKLDKALKHYAGVQELMGLAYFMLDQSSQDAEYCMENAFTTYVKIGSSCGRNITRCGIWWAEMLKARDQYKDAASVYFRISGEEPLRSAVMLEQAAYCFLMSTPAMLKKYFFHLVLSGDLYKESDQIKHAVRTYRGALFVFKGTAWSHIRDHIHFHIGK